GACAGGCTCAGGTTCACGTCCAGGCCGCGGGCCAGGGCTTGGTGATAGGCTTTGGTGGTGACGTGGGTGGCCGCAGAGTGACGCAGCCCCCGACGAAGCCCGTGTGGGATAGCCACCTCCTCGGCGAACCTTGTCTGGAGCTCACGCAACTGGTCACGGCGGCCCATGAAATGCGTCGCGCTCAATGCCGTGCGGGCCGGCACGGGGAAGGTCTTCGGGCCCCGGATCCATTCGCCACGTTGCTTTCCCAGGATCACGTTACGCGTGCGTGTGGTCGCCGCGTAGTTCACCAGGGGGACGGCATAGACCACCATGTGGGGGGTTTTCTCGTCTAACTGGATGTTCACGCCTACGATGTTGCCAGCACCGTGGCGGGCCTCTAGGAAGGCCAGGGCGTCGCGGAAGTACGAACGCCACTCAACAGGGCCCCCCTGTTCGGCGAATGCCTCATGGGGGCCAGACACTAGGTATTCGATGATCAGTACGGAATCGGTAGCCACGTTATCAGCCAGCTCCAGGCGATTACGGATCGCGGCGCGTAGCTCCTTGGGGCTCGATACTGGCCGCCAGTCCTCGTTCAGGTGCGTCCTAGCCTTTTCGGCGTGTGGTACTGGCATCGTGCGCCAGGTGTGGGCGGCGCTGGCCCCTAACTTTTGGCTGTTGAGCTTCGTCGCGCGGATGACGGCGTTGTTGCAGGTGGTTGTAGTCTTCATGCGAGCTGCCATGATGGCCCTCCGTGTCGCGTGGTTGAGATCTAGAGGGCCGGTATGTCCGTCACCCTCATATCTCTATAAGGGGTATAGGACGGTGCTACGCGATGAAGGGGTCGTACTGGTTGGTTACCAACCCATGCCTCCGGGGTGTCACAACAGTTGAGCCCCCTAGGGTTGGGTAATTCGACAGGAGATAGGCACAACGACGGGCAGCACTAGGGGTGAAGCACTGTCGCCTGTTAGGTAGGGAAGAGCGCGACTGTGGGGGGCGACTTGGCAGCTGGAGAATCCTAGGGCGGTTGAGCTACTCAGACTGAAGCCCCGTAACTCACTAGGGCTGTCGTGTGAAACGGGGCAGGTTTGATAGGGCGTTGCAATGCCCTTCCCCATGCAGGATGAGGGCTGCCATGCCTGCCCATACTCATGTAACTGTTTCGTTTGCTCGAAGTGCATCGAGGTAATCGGCCCAGCTTTGTAGCATTTCGCGGCGCTGATCCAAATACTTGGTCCGGTTATAGGCGCGGCCGTTGCTGTCCTTAACTGCGTGTGCCAACTGCTGTTCGATGTAGTGCTCGGGATAATTCAGGCGCTCGGCAAGGATCGTCCGAGCCATCGCTCGGAAACCGTGTGCTGTCATCTCACCCTTGAAGCCCATGCGGTCTAGGGCGGCCTTGATCGTGGCATTGCTCATCGGGCGCTTGCTGCTGCGAATGCCCGGAAAGACATATTCGGTGCGCCCGGTCAGACCATGCAGTTCTCGCAGGATCGCCACCGCTTGGTAGGGCAGGGGGACAATGAGGGGCTGGCCGGTTTTGCTGGCTTCAAAGGTCCAAGTTGCTTCTTCCAGACCGATGTTGGCCCACCTGGCCTGTCGCAGCTCACCGGGGCGGGTGAAGACCAGCGGCGCCAGCTTCAAAGCGGCGATGGTGGTGGGTTGGCCACCGTAGCCGTCGATAGCACGCAGGAGCTCGGCCACCTCCTTCGGGTCGGTCAAGGCCGCGTAGTGCTTGGTCTTGCTGGGTCGTAGCGCGCCGCGCAGGTCCGGGGTTGGGTCACGCTCCACCCGCCCAGTGGAGATGCCGTAGCGAAAGACCTGGCCGCAGAGAGTCTTCACTCGGTGCGCGGTCTCGATATGGCCACGCTCCTCGATGCGGCGCAGGCAGCCGAGTAGCTCGGGAGGTGTGATCTCGGATATTGGCCGTTTGCCGAGAAGAGGGTAGGCATCACGTTCCAGACGACGCTTATTGCGCTGGTAGTGCTCGGGCACCACGTCATGCTGATGTACCTGCTCGAGCCATTCAGTAGCTACGGCCTCGAACGTGTTGGACGCGGCGTGTTCCCCTAACTGTTTGATGATTCGCTTGGTTGAGCTGGGATCAATACCTTGAGCCAGCTGGCGCTTTGCTTCGTCACGCGCTGCGCGGGCTTCCACCAGTGAAACCTCGGGATAGACGCCAATCGCCAAGCGCTTTTCCTTCCCGGCTAAGCGATACTTCAGGCGCCAGTACCTGCTGCCGGTCGGTGCGACCTCCAGATAGAGGCCTCCGCCGTCGGCCAGCTTGAAAGTCTTATCCCTAGGCTTGGCGTTACGAACAGCAGTCGCGGAAAGCTTGTTGATCTGTCGGCTCATGGGGGCACCTCGACATGGCGGTGGTCACATGCCCCCATGCTAGTGCCCCCAACTGAGGACAGGCTAACCAGCAGCCAGGCGCCTATTGGCGCGGGTTCTGGCTGATTTGGGGGCATCAGGTTGTTTGGCTTCGACGTATGCCCCCAGATATGCCCCCTTTGGTGGGGGCATGTCAAGACACGTTATGGAATGTCCAGACAACAAAAAAGGGCCCGGAGGCCCTTTCTAGTGCGGTTTCAGAGATGTTTTGGGATGTCCTGAAACCTGATATTGGTGGAGGCGGCGGGAATTGAACCCGCGTCCGCCGGTACTCGCTCTTCGGCTCTACATGCTTAGGTCCGTCTTTTGATTTAACGATATGGACTCCGACGAGCAGGATTCCATACCGCGATTCTTCAAATGTTTAGCGATTGACGTGAAGACACCACCAATCGCGATCCTATCATCTTTAGCTCGTATCCCCTCCGCGATGAATAGGCACATCGCTTTGGGGCCAGGCTAACTACAGCAGGGGTTTAAGCTGCCAGAGCGCCTTGAGCGTAGTTTTCGTCGTTTGCGACTATTAAGTTGTGATGTTGGATTTACGAGATACATCACGCTCTCGGCATGCACCTAGGAGGTTGTCACCAGCGTCGAAGCCATGTCGCCCCCATAGTTACCAGGCGATTCTATCAGCCTGGATATCCTTATGACCAGCTACTCCTTGTTTTGTTCCCGCATGATGCGTCCCTTCTGGCGGGTCCAGTCGCGATCCTTCTCGGTAGCGCGCTTGTCGTGCAGCTTCTTGCCCGTGACCAAGGCCAGCTCGCACTTGATCAGGTTCTTCTTCCAGTAGAGCTTGAGTGGGACGCAGGTATGCCCTTTGTCCTGGGTACGCGAGAAGATTTTGGCGATCTCCTTGCGATGCAACAATAGCTTGCGTGTGCGGGTCGGATCGGCGATCTCATGGGTGCTGGCTGTATTCAGAGGGGTAATGTGCGTACCCAGCAGCCAGGCTTCGCCATTCTTGATCAGAATATAGGTATCGGTGAGCTGGGCCTTGCCGGCACG
This DNA window, taken from Halomonas sp. TA22, encodes the following:
- the mobV gene encoding MobV family relaxase; the protein is MAARMKTTTTCNNAVIRATKLNSQKLGASAAHTWRTMPVPHAEKARTHLNEDWRPVSSPKELRAAIRNRLELADNVATDSVLIIEYLVSGPHEAFAEQGGPVEWRSYFRDALAFLEARHGAGNIVGVNIQLDEKTPHMVVYAVPLVNYAATTRTRNVILGKQRGEWIRGPKTFPVPARTALSATHFMGRRDQLRELQTRFAEEVAIPHGLRRGLRHSAATHVTTKAYHQALARGLDVNLSLSPDDLARQGLLWGKESPEEHAARVSAFVVEHYAPTVARAATADIERRRANEMEETARRTEAALEKERQTHQRTRERLSELVDGLSDEEVAKIKGFVRQCRRLRREAEEARNREEFRRQEVKRAKRQRLEDERAARLYRLAPEALARMEDGERVRAWRLAVARDDLETTLEAWSESGLLEVDGTLTPKGSALVKGEAPKTSTDSAQEAAPASPQPRSSFGR
- a CDS encoding integrase arm-type DNA-binding domain-containing protein, with the protein product MSRQINKLSATAVRNAKPRDKTFKLADGGGLYLEVAPTGSRYWRLKYRLAGKEKRLAIGVYPEVSLVEARAARDEAKRQLAQGIDPSSTKRIIKQLGEHAASNTFEAVATEWLEQVHQHDVVPEHYQRNKRRLERDAYPLLGKRPISEITPPELLGCLRRIEERGHIETAHRVKTLCGQVFRYGISTGRVERDPTPDLRGALRPSKTKHYAALTDPKEVAELLRAIDGYGGQPTTIAALKLAPLVFTRPGELRQARWANIGLEEATWTFEASKTGQPLIVPLPYQAVAILRELHGLTGRTEYVFPGIRSSKRPMSNATIKAALDRMGFKGEMTAHGFRAMARTILAERLNYPEHYIEQQLAHAVKDSNGRAYNRTKYLDQRREMLQSWADYLDALRANETVT
- the smpB gene encoding SsrA-binding protein SmpB; protein product: MANKKGKGNGPSSSVIAQNKKARFEYHIDETFEAGLALAGWEVKSLRAGKAQLTDTYILIKNGEAWLLGTHITPLNTASTHEIADPTRTRKLLLHRKEIAKIFSRTQDKGHTCVPLKLYWKKNLIKCELALVTGKKLHDKRATEKDRDWTRQKGRIMREQNKE